A stretch of the Pseudopipra pipra isolate bDixPip1 chromosome 11, bDixPip1.hap1, whole genome shotgun sequence genome encodes the following:
- the LOC135420296 gene encoding histone H1.10 → MSVELEEADLPLTEAEEAPLSPEKKAAAKKAKGGGGSSLSPSKKRKNNKKKNQPGKYSQLVVETIRKLGERNGSSLAKIYNEAKKVAWFDQQNGRTYLKYSIKALVQNDTLLQVKGTGANGSFKLNRKKLEGGGEGGTGSSAHKSHKKATASTSRRAEKPAAKSKKPEKKSHKKGASGAAAKKDKGKAKKATKKGAASPGGKKVKKSAKPKALKSRKA, encoded by the coding sequence ATGTCGGTAGAGCTGGAAGAAGCCGATCTGCCCCTGACTGAGGCGGAGGAGGCACCGCTCTCCCCGGAGAAGAAAGCGGCCGCTAAGAAGGCGAAAGGAGGCGGCGGCTCCTCGTTGTCGCCGTcgaagaaaaggaagaacaacAAGAAGAAGAACCAGCCGGGCAAATACAGTCAGCTGGTGGTGGAGACGATCCGCAAACTGGGCGAGCGCAATGGCTCCTCGCTGGCCAAGATCTACAACGAGGCCAAGAAGGTGGCCTGGTTCGACCAGCAGAACGGCAGGACCTACCTGAAGTACTCCATTAAGGCGCTGGTACAGAACGACACGCTGCTCCAGGTCAAGGGCACCGGCGCCAATGGCTCGTTCAAGCTCAACAGGAAGAAGCTGGAAGGCGGCGGCGAGGGGGGCACGGGCAGCAGCGCCCACAAGTCCCACAAGAAGGCGACGGCCTCCACGTCCCGGCGGGCGGAGAAACCCGCGGCCAAGAGCAAGAAGCCCGAGAAGAAATCGCACAAGAAGGGAGCCAGCGGCGCGGCGGCGAAGAAGGACAAGGGCAAAGCCAAGAAAGCCACCAAGAAGGGAGCCGCGTCTCCCGGGGGCAAGAAGGTGAAGAAGTCGGCAAAGCCCAAGGCGCTCAAGAGCCGGAAGGCATGA
- the LOC135420300 gene encoding histone H2A type 2-B, whose product MSGRGKSGGKARAKAKSRSSRAGLQFPVGRVHRLLRKGNYAERVGAGAPVYLAAVLEYLSAEILELAGNAARDNKKTRIIPRHLQLAIRNDEELNKLLGGVTIAQGGVLPNIQAVLLPKKTQSSKK is encoded by the coding sequence ATGTCGGGCCGGGGAAAGTCCGGCGGGAAGGCGCGGGCCAAGGCCAAGTCGCGCTCGTCGCGGGCCGGGCTGCAGTTCCCCGTGGGGAGGGTGCACCGGCTGCTGAGGAAGGGTAACTACGCGGAGCGGGTGGGCGCCGGGGCGCCGGTGTACCTAGCGGCGGTGCTGGAGTACCTGTCGGCCGAGATCCTGGAGCTGGCGGGCAACGCGGCCCGCGACAACAAGAAGACGCGAATCATCCCGCGGCACCTGCAGCTCGCCATCCGCAACGACGAGGAGCTCAACAAGCTGCTGGGCGGCGTGACCATCGCCCAGGGCGGTGTCCTGCCCAACATCCAGGCCGTGCTGCTGCCCAAGAAGACGCAGAGCTCCAAGAAGTGA